The region TGGTTTAAAAAGAAATATTCCTTATTTAACAACAGAAGAAATAATAAAATTTAAACAAACACATTTTAATTCAAATTCATCTGATATAATAATTACAATTATAGGTCGAATAAGTGAAATTAAAGGACAAAAAATAGCCGTTTCCGCTTTAAAAAAAATAGTTAATGAATTTACTAATGTTAAGTTAATTATTATTGGTTCCTATGTTACAGGTAAAAATCAATATTATATTGAATTATTAAACATGATTGATTCTTATAAACTTAAACAAAAAGTAGAATTTATAGATTTTAAAGAAGCTATTTGGCCTTATTATGACGCTTCAGACATCATATTAATGCCTTCAACAGAACCGGAATCTTTTGGTCTTGTAGCTGCTGAAGGGCTTTTATCAAAAAAAAATGTAATTGCTTCAAATATTGGTGCGTTACCTGAAATAATAATTCACGAAAAAACAGGATTGTTGTTTGAGCCAAATAATGCAGAAGACTTGGCTAATAAAATAGCATTACTTTTACGAAATAGCGATATAAATTATGGGATATCAGGTAATACTCATGTATACAATAATTTTAATACTACCCAATTAAAAGAAAATTTTGAAAAAATTTATGTAGCCTTAGCAAGATGATTATTTAACACTTCTCTATAACCTATTAATAGACCAATTAATATAGATTTACTATCTAACTTTAAATAGAAGCCCATAAAAACCCAACTTGATAATAAAAGAAATATAGCAGAACCTTTTATCAAATTATTTAGATAAAAAATTTCTTTACTATTTGTTTTTATTTTATTAAAAATAATAAAAATAGATAGTAAATAAAAGAAAACACCTATTATTCCTGACTTCAGTAATACTGTTGAGAAAGCATTATGCAATGCTGGATAATATCTCACTATTGTCCCATCATTGGTTTGCATTCTTCTTCCTATATCGACTGTTGACCCCAAACCATTTCCAGTTAAAATAGGCTGAATTCCACCATAAGTTATCTGATTAAATGTCTTAATATTCTCAAATGATCTAAAATTATCATTAAAATCTTTCCAATCTTCTTTATTAATTTTTGTTTTAAACGCTTCAATAGGAATAATTTTAACCTTATACAAAAATTCATCAACAAAGGAACCTTTACGTTTTGGATTATAGTTATAAATAGCAAAATAACCTATTAAAGAAATAATTACAGTTAACGAAATAACTTTAATAGATCTTGCGGTTAATATAAAATAACCTTTAATTGCGAGAAATAATAGTATTAATTGTAAAAAATTTGTTCTTGATAAATATGAAAAAACAGATATTCCAACAATTACTATATATGTCAATTTCTGTTTTTTAGTTAATTGGATTTGAAACGAATTGGAAAAAAACAATAAAAGTAAAACAAATGGTTCATAATCATTAAAGTACCCTGAATGCTCCCTGATTTCAGACACTGAAAGTGTTCTGTGATTTAATATTGCAAAGAACACTAATAATAAATGTATAAATGACAAAATAACTCCTGCTTTGACAGCATATTGTAATGCATTTAATTTAAACTCTTTTGAAATATTATATCCTATGAGTAAACCTAAAATTGGTTTTAACAAATACGTTAAATCACGAACTTTATTATATAAATTATGATCATAAAACAGAAATTCTGTTAAAAAACTAATTAAGATAATTATAGAATAACAGGAAATAATATAAAATATTTGCTTTGAATACTTAAGCTTAAAAGTTAAAAAAGCGATGAATAACCAAATAATAAAAGTTAATTCATAATTATTTAAAAATAAAACAAGTAAAGAAAGTATATAATAAAAATAAGAAAGGTTGAATTTCATACTATTTTTTTGTGTGAATTATTTTATACTTAAAACTTAAAATAATTAAAATGATTAATGTAAATAATTCTACAAATATAGAGGAATAATAAACTCCTGCTAATTCAAAGTAAGGAAAACTAAAATAAATACTTAATATAGTTAGAGACGACATTATAATTGTGATTATTGAAAATAGCTTTTGAAAATGTAACGCTAAAAAAAGCTGTTTAAAACAATTTACCAATAAAAAAACTATAGGATAAAAAAGGGAAATTGCTAATATGGATACTATTTTTTTTATTTCTATTACATGATAATATTTTACAATCTCAACTCTAAAAAAATATATTAACAACAATAATAATAATACAAAACTCAAATTAATTAAATTATACAATGACCAATTTTTAATAGCTCTATTATATGTTTGATTGATTTCATAACAAACTTTTGGATATATAAAATTAAAAGACATCATAATATAAGTTCTAAATACTGATATTATTTGATCTACAAGTCTAAATTGACCAACTAATTTTGCATTTCCTAAAAAACTAATAATTAATATTGGAGCATATAATTGAAACCAGGTAAAAATTTGAGAAAAAGCAAATGTTTTGTGTTTATTAAAATAGTTGAATAATTCCTTCTTTTTAATTGTTACAAATTCTATTTCGTATTTAGATTTTAAAATTTTATAAGCCACAAAACCAGATATTACAACACTTAAGCTATAACTTAAGTTTATATAAATAAAATCCGATTCTTTTTTTACAAGTAAAAAACAAAACAGAACATAAAAAATCTTTGAGACAATCGTTAATAAAGAAAAATTTTTAAAATCTTCTAAACCTTGAAAAAACCATAATGGATTAATAATTTGAGCTAAAAAAATTGTACCACTCCATAAATAAAGAGGTTTATCAGTACTAGAACTATCAACAAAAAACAAGGTTACGTAATATATAATTGCAAATAAAACAGCCATAGCTATTTTACTATAAACAATCTTCGATAAAGTATGATTTAAAAGTGCTTTATTATATCTATTTTGAGAAACTTCTTTAACTCCTAATATATCTGATCCGTAATCTACAAAAACAATAACAAAAAATGCAATTGTCATCCCAATAGCAGACTTTCCAAAGTTAGATTCCCCGCATGTTAAAATTAAATATGGAGATAAAAGAAAAGGGACAATTAAATTAACAAATTGACCAGATCCATAGTGAATCAATTTTAATAGTTGCGTTTTTATTTTGGATATATCTACGGAAATCAAGAAAATTAATTTAAAATAAAAAAAGCTATAATGTAAAATTATAGCTTTTAAAATTAATATAATTAGATTATTTTATAATCTTTTGTATTTGTTCAAATAAAGCCTTTTCAGATGTAGCTTGAGGATCATAAGTACCGTTAACTAAAAGTGGCTTTAAAGTTGCTTTATCTTTATCAAATGTTGCCGTTTTTGTTTCAACTAACAAATAATTAAAAAAATCAGAGCCATTAGTTTCAAAAGTTTTACCAAAATAACTCATTTTAAAACTGTTAATTTTTATTTCTGATTGTTCTTTATTAGTACCAAAGTCTAGTCTAATGTTATCTGGAATTACACCATCAGGCAGTCTAAATACAATGTCTTGTGGTTTATCACTACCTTTAAACTCAACGAAAAAAGAACTTGTTTCTTCATATGTAGTTTCAGTTTGTTTTCTATAATATAATTGAAAACTATCATCCTTTTTTACAGTAGCATTTAATGTTATTGTAAATACTGTATCCATAACTTTTTCTGCAACATTTTCTTTTGATTCTTCAAGTTTTTTGTCATCATTTTTACAAGAAACTAACGATAATAATGAGAAAGCAAATAAAATTATTTTTTTCATAACCTTTTGTTTTATATGATATTTTTGCACAAAAATATACATTTTTAATTAATAATTATTTTTTTATCACTTAAATATAAACCTTTTTTAACCTCTTTTTTATTTTCTATTAATACTGCTACTTTATACTCTCCTTTTTGCAGTTTTTCAATATGTATATTAGAAATAAATCCTGAATTGTCATAATTTATATTACTGTTTTCTGCTTTAGTAACATCTGTTCTTGGGAATTGTTGGCATTTAATAACAATACCATTAGAATCATTAACTAATACAATACTTATTTTATTGTCTTTACTATCAATATTTTCTATAAATCCCCATCCTGAAATTTTATAATAAGTAGAATTTTGTTCAAAAACTTCAATCCAAACCTTGGTTAAATCCCCATTATTTGTTTTTAATGGTTTAAATTGATTTAAATCTAGTTTTGAAATAGCATTTTTTTCTAGTATAAAGTGTCGTGTCCATGCATCACAACCATCAAAACTTTCGTCAATATAAAATTTACTATCTACAAATTGTTGTGCTTTGTCAGATAATTTAAAAGGTTTTCCGTGTGCATCTGTATACCAAAATGGTTTCACTTTTGTTGAATCAGCCATCATTTCATTTATAACAGTTTCTAAATCTGGTTTTTCAACTGTATTGAATTTATCTTTTAAATAATAATCAAACCAATATTTTAGACTCGTAAAAACAGGTTCGTTGTTTTTATTGTTATCTATTATTAATTGAGATGCGTCTCTAAATTGTGTTTTAAAAAACCACCTATAATGTCCTTTTACTACTGTTAAATTTAAAAACATAAAAATACATATAGAAACTAGAAATGTATTT is a window of Flavobacterium indicum GPTSA100-9 = DSM 17447 DNA encoding:
- a CDS encoding glycosyltransferase family 4 protein; translated protein: MNKNVLIINQSAELYGADKAILELIENFPEGYTPIVVLHEDGPLKDLLENLSVQVIKSSVIKVKRGILKPSFFLQLPFEILKSFFTIKKELRGKKIAIVHSNATSVFIGAFYAFFFRIPHIWHVHEIIEKPERIAKIYPRIVSFFSNKVVFNSKATEKHFIGIFPKISKKGIVVYNGLKRNIPYLTTEEIIKFKQTHFNSNSSDIIITIIGRISEIKGQKIAVSALKKIVNEFTNVKLIIIGSYVTGKNQYYIELLNMIDSYKLKQKVEFIDFKEAIWPYYDASDIILMPSTEPESFGLVAAEGLLSKKNVIASNIGALPEIIIHEKTGLLFEPNNAEDLANKIALLLRNSDINYGISGNTHVYNNFNTTQLKENFEKIYVALAR
- a CDS encoding polysaccharide biosynthesis protein; this encodes MKFNLSYFYYILSLLVLFLNNYELTFIIWLFIAFLTFKLKYSKQIFYIISCYSIIILISFLTEFLFYDHNLYNKVRDLTYLLKPILGLLIGYNISKEFKLNALQYAVKAGVILSFIHLLLVFFAILNHRTLSVSEIREHSGYFNDYEPFVLLLLFFSNSFQIQLTKKQKLTYIVIVGISVFSYLSRTNFLQLILLFLAIKGYFILTARSIKVISLTVIISLIGYFAIYNYNPKRKGSFVDEFLYKVKIIPIEAFKTKINKEDWKDFNDNFRSFENIKTFNQITYGGIQPILTGNGLGSTVDIGRRMQTNDGTIVRYYPALHNAFSTVLLKSGIIGVFFYLLSIFIIFNKIKTNSKEIFYLNNLIKGSAIFLLLSSWVFMGFYLKLDSKSILIGLLIGYREVLNNHLAKAT
- a CDS encoding oligosaccharide flippase family protein — translated: MIHYGSGQFVNLIVPFLLSPYLILTCGESNFGKSAIGMTIAFFVIVFVDYGSDILGVKEVSQNRYNKALLNHTLSKIVYSKIAMAVLFAIIYYVTLFFVDSSSTDKPLYLWSGTIFLAQIINPLWFFQGLEDFKNFSLLTIVSKIFYVLFCFLLVKKESDFIYINLSYSLSVVISGFVAYKILKSKYEIEFVTIKKKELFNYFNKHKTFAFSQIFTWFQLYAPILIISFLGNAKLVGQFRLVDQIISVFRTYIMMSFNFIYPKVCYEINQTYNRAIKNWSLYNLINLSFVLLLLLLIYFFRVEIVKYYHVIEIKKIVSILAISLFYPIVFLLVNCFKQLFLALHFQKLFSIITIIMSSLTILSIYFSFPYFELAGVYYSSIFVELFTLIILIILSFKYKIIHTKK